The proteins below come from a single Mya arenaria isolate MELC-2E11 chromosome 6, ASM2691426v1 genomic window:
- the LOC128236634 gene encoding uncharacterized protein LOC128236634 produces MATGGGPVGKITLAEEIVLEFLKDKPQLIGIPGGIESGVIEPVEDAASVADLVVQQAPMTESKHISTHQETVSVHAIEHPSVSHEHPDEPRVMQTNTKKRRRKCMDRIELTEELHDLEVCRARKEIELLDLKIAQQRELFQLKKSVLENAMRNANMDFNITFPGLGNESYNFS; encoded by the exons ATGGCCACTGGTGGCGGTCCAGTTGGCAAGATAACACTGGCAGAGGAAATTGTCCTTGAATTTCTGAAGGACAAGCCCCAACTCATAGGGATCCCAGGCGGGATAGAATCTGGAG TGATAGAGCCTGTGGAAGATGCTGCCAGTGTTGCAGATTTGGTTGTGCAACAAGCCCCAA TGACAGAGAGTAAGCACATCAGCACGCATCAAGAAACAGTGTCAGTTCATGCCATTGAACATCCAAGTGTGTCCCATGAACACCCAGATGAACCCAGAGTGATGCAGACAAATACAAAGAAAC GTCGTAGGAAGTGCATGGATAGGATTGAGCTCACCGAGGAGCTTCATGACCTTGAAGTTTGCAGAGCAAGAAAGGAGATTGAacttttagatttaaaaatagctCAACAACGTGAACTTTTCCAATTGAAAAAATCTGTTCTGGAGAATGCCATGCGAAATGCTAACATGGATTTCAACATTACTTTTCCAGGATTAGGAAATGAAAGTTACAATTTTTCATAA
- the LOC128236632 gene encoding putative nuclease HARBI1, which produces MILVGIVEPTIGTATMRSNPLPPLLTVLCCLQFFATGAHHIVIAQAHGVSRSAVGKAIHAVSVILAGLINRYVKFPTGLEIESVKRKFYSVAGFPNVVGAVDGTHVKIQAPPDNEADYVNRKGYHSLNVQMVCDANYRITDVIAKWPGSVHDSRMFSEGMLCQKLETGQIDGLLLGDSGYPCRKYLMTPYANPRNLSEERFNTALCRTRVLIEQTFGMLKRRFAVLKYGIRTTPDRAAVYVASCAMLHNFGFEHGDVYGRQTYEDDDMPQVDNQGVDVNGRTQRDYITQRHFAV; this is translated from the exons ATGATATTAGTTGGAATCGTGGAGCCAACGATCGGTACAGCGACGATGAGGAGCAACCCGCTCCCCCCTCTCCTGACGGTATTGTGCTGCCTTCAGTTTTTTGCAACCGGAGCGCATCACATCGTAATTGCACAGGCTCATGGCGTGTCCAGGTCGGCTGTCGGCAAGGCAATTCATGCCGTATCTGTTATCCTTGCAGGACTAATAAACAGATACGTTAAATTTCCAACGGGGTTGGAAATTGAAAGTGTAAAACGAAAGTTTTACAGTGTCGCCG GTTTCCCAAATGTAGTTGGAGCAGTTGATGGCACTCATGTCAAGATACAGGCACCACCAGACAACGAGGCAGATTATGTGAATAGAAAGGGCTATCATTCCCTGAATGTACag ATGGTATGTGATGCAAATTACAGGATAACTGATGTTATTGCTAAATGGCCGGGATCTGTGCATGACAGTCGAATGTTCTCGGAGGGGATGTTGTGCCAGAAGTTGGAGACTG GACAAATTGATGGACTGCTGCTTGGGGACAGTGGGTACCCATGTCGAAAATACCTCATGACACCCTATGCGAATCCTAGAAATCTGTCGGAGGAAAg ATTCAACACAGCTTTGTGCCGCACCAGAGTGCTCATAGAACAAACATTTGGAATGCTGAAGAGGCGCTTCGCAGTACTGAAATACGGAATAAGAACGACACCAGACAGAGCGGCTGTTTATGTTGCCTCATGTGCAATGTTGCACAACTTTGGTTTTGAGCATGGAGATGTGTATGGACGCCAAACATACGAGGATGATGACATGCCACAAGTGGACAACCAAGGTGTTGATGTTAATGGGCGGACCCAAAGGGATTATATTACCCAAAGGCACTTTGCTGTTTGA